In Streptomyces sp. NBC_01381, a genomic segment contains:
- a CDS encoding acyl-CoA dehydrogenase family protein: MDFAYDAHTEELRAKLLAFMDEHVYPAEAVADEQRAELASPWDTPPIVEELKAEARRQGLWNLFFVDQHSLPDAEHGAGLTNLQYAPLAEITGRSPQLAPTALNCAAPDTGNMEVLTQFGSDEHKKQWLEPLLAGEIRSAFAMTEPEVASSDATNITTLIERDGDEYVITGRKWYISGAMNPDCKVFIVMGKTDPDGADIRRQQSMVLVPRDTPGLEVRRAMRVYGYEDHYHGGHAEVVFDRVRVPVSNLIGEEGGGFAIAQARLGPGRIHHCMRLIGMAERAIELMCQRAVARTAFGKPLAQQGVVQEWIADARVAVEQLRLLVLKTAWLMDTVGNKGAHTEIQSIKIATPRTVVGILDQAVQLHGAGGVSQDFPLAELWAAARTLRLADGPDEVHQRSLARRELKKYL; the protein is encoded by the coding sequence ATGGACTTCGCCTACGACGCGCACACCGAAGAGCTGCGCGCCAAGCTGCTCGCCTTCATGGACGAGCACGTCTACCCGGCCGAGGCGGTCGCCGACGAGCAGCGGGCCGAGCTTGCCTCTCCGTGGGACACGCCCCCGATCGTGGAGGAGCTGAAGGCCGAGGCCCGCAGGCAGGGCCTCTGGAACCTTTTCTTTGTAGACCAGCACAGCCTTCCCGACGCCGAGCACGGCGCCGGGCTGACCAACCTCCAGTACGCGCCGCTCGCCGAGATCACCGGCCGCTCCCCGCAGCTCGCGCCCACCGCGCTGAACTGCGCCGCCCCGGACACCGGCAACATGGAGGTGCTCACCCAGTTCGGTTCCGACGAGCACAAGAAGCAGTGGCTGGAGCCCCTGCTCGCCGGTGAGATCCGCTCGGCGTTCGCGATGACCGAGCCGGAGGTGGCCTCGTCGGACGCCACGAACATCACCACGCTCATCGAGCGCGACGGCGACGAATACGTCATCACCGGGCGCAAGTGGTACATCTCCGGGGCGATGAACCCGGACTGCAAGGTCTTCATCGTGATGGGCAAGACCGACCCGGACGGCGCCGACATCCGCCGCCAGCAGTCGATGGTGCTCGTCCCGAGGGACACTCCGGGGCTCGAAGTCCGGCGCGCCATGCGGGTGTACGGGTACGAGGACCACTACCACGGCGGTCACGCCGAGGTCGTCTTCGACCGCGTACGCGTCCCCGTCTCGAACCTGATCGGCGAGGAGGGCGGCGGCTTCGCCATCGCCCAGGCGCGGCTCGGTCCCGGCCGCATCCACCACTGCATGCGGCTGATCGGCATGGCCGAGCGGGCCATCGAGCTGATGTGTCAGCGGGCCGTGGCACGGACCGCCTTCGGGAAGCCGCTCGCCCAGCAGGGCGTCGTCCAGGAGTGGATCGCGGACGCCCGGGTCGCCGTGGAGCAGCTGCGGCTGCTCGTGCTCAAGACCGCCTGGCTGATGGACACCGTCGGCAACAAGGGTGCGCACACGGAGATCCAGTCCATCAAGATCGCGACGCCGCGTACGGTCGTCGGCATCCTGGACCAGGCCGTCCAGCTGCACGGTGCGGGGGGTGTAAGTCAGGACTTCCCGCTCGCTGAACTGTGGGCGGCGGCGCGGACGTTGCGGTTGGCTGATGGGCCGGATGAGGTGCATCAGAGGTCGCTGGCGCGGCGGGAGCTTAAGAAGTACCTGTAA
- a CDS encoding class I adenylate-forming enzyme family protein — protein MSDTSSSASIYDAKPWLGRLNEAQRGPVEPADSVVHAFRAALARAPEHTALAYFDGRLTYRETDALTDSVAGHLAARGLARGDRVAILLQNTPHFVIALLGAWKAGATVVPVNPMYKTAEVGHVLADADVTALICADRAWETYLRETAAASPVRIVLTACQLDLQSRDDARVLDFERLPQAADAEDLVTVARQGLPAPTDRELGPADVALISYTSGTSGTPKGAMNTHGNITYNAERQRTGSGIPEGACYFAMAPLFHITGMVAQIAGCIANAGTLALAYRFDAGVVLDAFAEHKPAYTVGPSTAFMALAAHPSVTREHFDSFAMISSGGAPLPPALVEKFAANFGPYLHNGYGLTECTAPCASVPPGLQAPVDPVSGTLAVGVPGPETVVRIVDDFGKDVPFGEQGEIAVRGPQVVPGYWKRPDATDEAFPDGELRTGDIGFMDAQGWLYVVDRKKDMINASGFKVWPREVEDVLYTHPAVREAAVVGVPDSYRGETVKAYVSLRPGAEEAPEALADYCKERLAAYKYPRAVEILPELPKTTSGKILRRELRSRTDNGQ, from the coding sequence GTGAGCGACACGTCCTCCAGCGCCTCCATATACGACGCCAAGCCCTGGCTCGGCCGCCTCAACGAAGCCCAGCGCGGGCCCGTCGAGCCCGCCGACTCCGTCGTGCACGCCTTCCGGGCCGCCCTCGCCAGGGCCCCAGAGCACACGGCCCTCGCCTACTTCGACGGACGCCTCACCTACCGCGAGACGGACGCCCTCACCGACTCCGTCGCCGGACACCTGGCCGCGCGCGGGCTCGCGCGCGGCGACCGGGTCGCCATCCTGCTGCAGAACACGCCGCACTTCGTGATCGCGCTGCTCGGCGCGTGGAAGGCGGGCGCCACGGTCGTGCCGGTCAACCCCATGTACAAGACGGCGGAGGTCGGGCATGTCCTCGCGGACGCCGACGTGACCGCGCTGATCTGCGCGGACCGCGCATGGGAGACGTATCTGCGCGAGACGGCCGCCGCTTCTCCCGTACGCATCGTGCTCACCGCCTGCCAGCTCGATCTGCAGAGCCGCGACGACGCCCGGGTGCTCGACTTCGAGCGTCTGCCGCAGGCCGCCGACGCCGAGGACCTCGTGACGGTCGCCCGCCAGGGACTCCCGGCGCCCACGGACCGTGAACTCGGCCCGGCGGACGTCGCGTTGATCAGCTACACGTCGGGCACCAGCGGCACCCCCAAGGGCGCCATGAACACCCACGGCAACATCACCTACAACGCCGAGCGGCAGCGCACCGGCTCCGGAATCCCGGAAGGCGCCTGCTATTTCGCGATGGCGCCGCTCTTCCACATCACCGGCATGGTCGCGCAGATCGCCGGCTGTATCGCCAACGCGGGCACCCTCGCGCTCGCCTACCGCTTCGACGCGGGAGTCGTCCTCGACGCCTTCGCCGAGCACAAACCCGCGTACACCGTGGGCCCCTCCACCGCCTTCATGGCGCTGGCCGCCCACCCCTCCGTGACGCGGGAGCACTTCGACTCCTTCGCGATGATCTCCTCGGGCGGTGCGCCGCTGCCGCCCGCCCTGGTGGAGAAGTTCGCCGCGAACTTCGGGCCCTACCTCCACAACGGCTACGGCCTCACCGAGTGCACCGCCCCGTGCGCCTCCGTGCCGCCCGGCCTCCAGGCACCGGTCGATCCGGTGTCGGGGACCCTCGCGGTCGGCGTACCGGGGCCGGAGACCGTCGTACGCATCGTCGACGACTTCGGCAAGGACGTCCCTTTCGGGGAGCAGGGCGAGATAGCCGTGCGCGGCCCGCAGGTCGTCCCCGGCTACTGGAAGCGGCCCGACGCCACCGACGAGGCCTTCCCCGACGGCGAGCTGCGCACCGGCGACATCGGCTTCATGGACGCCCAGGGCTGGCTCTACGTGGTGGACCGCAAGAAGGACATGATCAACGCGTCCGGCTTCAAGGTCTGGCCCCGCGAGGTGGAGGACGTCCTCTACACCCACCCCGCCGTCCGCGAGGCGGCGGTGGTCGGCGTCCCGGACAGCTACCGGGGAGAGACGGTCAAGGCGTACGTGAGCCTGCGGCCGGGGGCCGAAGAGGCACCGGAGGCGTTGGCGGACTACTGCAAGGAGCGGCTCGCGGCGTACAAGTATCCGCGGGCAGTCGAGATCCTGCCGGAGCTCCCCAAGACGACAAGTGGGAAGATCCTCCGGCGGGAACTGCGTTCCCGTACAGACAACGGTCAGTGA
- a CDS encoding TetR/AcrR family transcriptional regulator, whose protein sequence is MARTTDGDGTPVPQRLLAAATRLFAERGYDRTSVQEIVESAGVTKGALYHYFGSKDDLLHEVYARVLRVQQERLDAFADADAPIEQRVRDAAADVVVTTIDNLDDASIFFRSMHHLSPEKNKQVRAERRRYHERFRALIEEGQEAGVFSKATPADLVVDYHFGSVHHLSTWYRPDGPLTPQQVADHLADLLLRALRP, encoded by the coding sequence GTGGCCAGGACGACGGACGGTGACGGTACGCCCGTCCCTCAGCGGCTGCTCGCCGCCGCCACGCGGCTTTTCGCCGAGCGCGGCTACGACCGCACATCGGTGCAGGAGATCGTGGAGTCGGCAGGCGTCACCAAGGGCGCGCTCTACCACTACTTCGGCTCCAAGGACGATCTCCTGCACGAGGTGTACGCGCGCGTGCTCCGTGTCCAGCAGGAGCGCCTCGACGCGTTCGCGGACGCCGACGCTCCCATCGAGCAGCGGGTGCGGGACGCGGCGGCGGACGTCGTCGTGACGACGATCGACAACCTCGACGACGCGTCGATCTTCTTCCGCTCCATGCACCACCTCAGCCCGGAGAAGAACAAGCAGGTGCGGGCCGAGCGCCGCCGCTACCACGAGCGTTTCCGCGCGCTGATCGAGGAGGGCCAGGAGGCCGGCGTCTTCTCCAAGGCGACCCCGGCGGACCTGGTGGTGGACTACCACTTCGGCTCCGTCCACCACCTGTCCACCTGGTACCGCCCGGACGGCCCGCTCACCCCGCAACAGGTCGCAGACCACTTGGCGGACCTGCTGCTGAGGGCGCTGCGCCCGTAA
- a CDS encoding SDR family oxidoreductase — protein sequence METLQDKGVVVTGAGGGIGAALARRFAAAGARVVVNDLDAGKAEAVAGEIGAVAVPGDASTIVPAATEALGGTVDVYCANAGLGSGGSEAAPEDVWARAWDVNVMAHVRAAHELLPGWLERGSGRFVSTVSAAGLLTMIGAAPYSVTKHGAYAFAEWLSLTYRHRGISVHAICPQGVRTDMLAATGSAGDLVLTPTAIEPADVADALFAGMAEDRFLILPHPEVAEYYRIRAAEPDKWLTGMNHIQQKWEATER from the coding sequence GTGGAGACCCTGCAGGACAAGGGAGTTGTCGTCACCGGTGCCGGAGGCGGCATCGGGGCCGCGCTGGCCCGCCGCTTCGCCGCGGCGGGGGCGCGCGTCGTGGTCAACGACCTGGACGCCGGCAAGGCCGAGGCGGTGGCCGGCGAGATCGGCGCCGTCGCCGTGCCCGGAGACGCCTCCACGATCGTGCCCGCGGCGACCGAGGCGCTCGGCGGCACCGTCGACGTGTACTGCGCCAACGCGGGTCTCGGATCCGGCGGCTCGGAGGCCGCGCCGGAAGACGTCTGGGCGAGGGCCTGGGACGTCAACGTCATGGCCCACGTCCGCGCGGCGCACGAACTGCTTCCCGGCTGGCTGGAGCGCGGCAGCGGCCGCTTCGTCTCCACCGTCTCGGCGGCCGGACTGCTCACCATGATCGGCGCCGCGCCCTACAGCGTCACCAAGCACGGCGCGTACGCCTTCGCCGAATGGCTCTCGCTCACCTACCGCCACCGGGGGATCAGCGTCCACGCGATCTGCCCGCAGGGCGTGCGCACGGACATGCTCGCCGCCACCGGCAGCGCGGGCGACCTCGTGCTCACGCCCACCGCGATCGAACCCGCCGACGTCGCCGACGCGCTCTTCGCCGGGATGGCCGAGGACCGCTTCCTGATCCTGCCGCACCCCGAGGTCGCCGAGTACTACCGGATCCGCGCCGCCGAACCCGACAAGTGGCTGACGGGCATGAACCACATCCAGCAGAAGTGGGAGGCGACGGAGCGGTGA